In the Chromobacterium sp. ATCC 53434 genome, ACATAGGCCAATGCGACTGGACCGCGCGGCTGATTCCCGCCGACAAGCCGGGCGCCGCCCGCGTGATCACGCGCGAGGACGGCGTGATCTGCGGCCAGGCCTGGTTCGACGAATGCTTCCGCCAGGTGGACGCCCGCTGCCGGGTCGAATGGCAGGTCGCAGAAGGCGAGCGGGCGACCGCCGGCAGCGAGCTGTGCCGGATAAGCGGCCCGGCCCGCGCGCTGCTGACCACCGAGCGCAGCGCGCTGAACTTCCTGCAACTGTTGTCCGGCGCCGCCAGCGAGACCCGCCGCTACGTCGACGCCGTCGCCGGCCACCGCGCCCGCATTCTGGACACCCGCAAGACCATTCCCGGCCTCAGGCTGGCGCAGAAGTACGCCGTCACCGTCGGCGGCGGCGACAACCAGCGCATCGGCCTGTTCGACGGCGTGCTGATCAAGGAAAACCACATCATGGCCGCCGGCGGCATCGCCGCCGCGCTGGCCGAAGCCCGCCGCGACCTGCCGCCCGGCGTCACGCTGCAGGTCGAGGTGGAAACGCTGTCCCAGCTGGACGAGGCGCTGAGCCACGGCGTCGCGCTGATTCTGCTGGACAATATGACGACCGAGCAGATGCGCGCCGCCGTGCAGCTGAACGCCGGCCGCGCCCAACTGGAGGCGTCCGGCGGCATCGATCTGGACGGCGTGCGCGCGATCGCCGCCACCGGCGTCGACCGCATCTCGGTCGGCAAGCTGACCAAGGACGTGCGCGCGCTGGATCTGTCGATGCGCTTCGCGCTGTAAGCGCCTGGCCGGACATTGAAAAAAGACTTGAAACGGGCTTTAAGCTGTCATACTGGAGTGATGCCTTTCATCAGCCAAGCATAGCCTTTTGCACGATATGGAAATGACGCACCGCAGACTCGGCACACGCTCGGCCCGCCATGCCAAATGGGGGGCCGCGCTGTTCCTGCTCGTCACCATCGCGCTGGTGCTGCTGGATCTGGCGGTCAGCTACCGCCAGGTGGAGAACGAGGCCGGCCACCAGGCCAGCGGCCTGAGCCAGCTGCTGGCCGAACGCCTCAGCGCCGGCATACACGAGGCCGGCCTGATCCTGCAAAGCAGCAATCAGATACCCGAGGTGCAAAAGCTGCTGCGCAGCGGCGGGCTGGCGCCGGAGGCGCAGCAGAGCCTGGAGCAGAAGCTGCAGCAGCAGTTGCAGCTGGCGCCGTACCTGAGCCAGATCGAAATCGTCGACACCGCCTGCCAGACCATTTTCAGCAGCGACCACAAGAGCGCGCCTCGCGCGCGCCACAACGAGTTCTGTCGCTGGCTGCACCGGGTGGAGCCGCAGGAAGGCAGTTACACCACCGTCACCCACAGCCCGACCGAGGGCGGCATCGTGCTGGCCAACAAGCTGTACGACCACGATGGCAGCCTGATCGGCATGGCGACCGGCCTGATCAATCACAATTTCTTCCAGGACGAGGTCAGCCGGCTGACCGTCGGCGAGCACGGCGAAATCCTGGTGCTGGACCAGCGTCAGCTGACTGTGGCCCGCTGGCCGCAGGTGGCCGGGCGCGATCCGCAAAGCTACCGCCCGCTGCAGCCGCACGTGATGCTGTCGCGCGATGCCAGCCAGATGCTGTTCAGCGCCGCCTCCAGTTTCGACGGCACGATACGGCTGTACAGCGTGCGCCAGACCGGCAATTATCCGTTCCAGGTGGCGGTCGGCATTTCACGCCAGGACTTCACCCGCTACGTCTGGGACAAGGCCTGGCTGGCGCTACCCGGCTGGCTCTTCGTCGCCGCGCTGACCTTGCTGGCGCTGCGCAAGCACCTGTCCAATCTGAACCAGCACCAGTTGCTGCTGCGCGGCAGCGAACGGATACGCCAGAGCGAGGAGCAGGCGCGGCTGATCCTGGACATCGCGCCGCTGGCGCTGCTGTTGGTCAATCCGCAGACCCGCCGCATCCGCCACGCCAACACGCCGGCGCGCGAGCTGCTGCGGCTGCCGCCGAGAACGTCCGGCGAAAACGCCAGCCACGAATTGAACCTGCCGCTGAAACTGCAGCCGGTCGAGCAATGGCTGCTGGAGGACGAGGACGTGCTGCAGCGCGAGGTGGAGCTGGAGCTGGAAGACCGCAG is a window encoding:
- the nadC gene encoding carboxylating nicotinate-nucleotide diphosphorylase, producing MPALPPFHLIAQQVGQALAEDIGQCDWTARLIPADKPGAARVITREDGVICGQAWFDECFRQVDARCRVEWQVAEGERATAGSELCRISGPARALLTTERSALNFLQLLSGAASETRRYVDAVAGHRARILDTRKTIPGLRLAQKYAVTVGGGDNQRIGLFDGVLIKENHIMAAGGIAAALAEARRDLPPGVTLQVEVETLSQLDEALSHGVALILLDNMTTEQMRAAVQLNAGRAQLEASGGIDLDGVRAIAATGVDRISVGKLTKDVRALDLSMRFAL
- a CDS encoding diguanylate cyclase, which encodes MTHRRLGTRSARHAKWGAALFLLVTIALVLLDLAVSYRQVENEAGHQASGLSQLLAERLSAGIHEAGLILQSSNQIPEVQKLLRSGGLAPEAQQSLEQKLQQQLQLAPYLSQIEIVDTACQTIFSSDHKSAPRARHNEFCRWLHRVEPQEGSYTTVTHSPTEGGIVLANKLYDHDGSLIGMATGLINHNFFQDEVSRLTVGEHGEILVLDQRQLTVARWPQVAGRDPQSYRPLQPHVMLSRDASQMLFSAASSFDGTIRLYSVRQTGNYPFQVAVGISRQDFTRYVWDKAWLALPGWLFVAALTLLALRKHLSNLNQHQLLLRGSERIRQSEEQARLILDIAPLALLLVNPQTRRIRHANTPARELLRLPPRTSGENASHELNLPLKLQPVEQWLLEDEDVLQREVELELEDRSRLWAIVSVQRLSSDSHPSSLIALYDISGRKLLEQQLHQSNLQLAEMAVTDPLTRLYNRRHADMALKDEISRCERYGQTMAIAVFDIDHFKKFNDQHGHQAGDDVLVAVANALRDTTRNTDINARIGGEEFMVIFPYTRLRDAHKVMLRMQMALTHTTFPFVEQRITFSGGVTDWRPNDTPTLMVSRADRLLYEAKLAGRNIILCDQDTP